A section of the Neorhizobium galegae bv. orientalis str. HAMBI 540 genome encodes:
- a CDS encoding DUF982 domain-containing protein → MNTPWTKPVVISIGDPPVETAIETTQGAAWAMIEDWPVEDGTALDRALTVCAAVDAGKSKPEDARKAFVEAAKEAHILVRA, encoded by the coding sequence ATGAACACGCCTTGGACCAAGCCGGTCGTCATATCGATCGGCGACCCGCCGGTCGAGACCGCGATCGAAACGACGCAGGGCGCCGCCTGGGCGATGATCGAGGACTGGCCGGTGGAGGATGGCACGGCCCTTGACCGGGCGCTTACCGTTTGTGCCGCGGTGGACGCCGGAAAGAGCAAGCCGGAAGACGCCAGAAAGGCCTTTGTCGAGGCCGCGAAGGAAGCGCATATCCTGGTCCGCGCCTAG
- the yghU gene encoding glutathione-dependent disulfide-bond oxidoreductase, whose protein sequence is MTDSNYTPPKVWTWDKSNGGQFASINRPIAGPTHDKELPVGRHPLQLYSLATPNGQKVTIMLEELLALGHSGAEYDAWLIKIGDGDQFGSGFVEVNPNSKIPALMDRSGPEPIRVFESGAILVYLAEKFGAFLPTEPAKRAECLSWLFWQMGSAPYLGGGFGHFYAYAPTKIEYAIDRFAMETKRQLDVLDRRLAESEYIAGSAYTIADMAIWPWYGGLAKGWQYGAGEFLSVQDYTHVQRWADAILDRPAVKRGRMVNRLSGDPSGQLHERHDASDFETKTQDKLAAS, encoded by the coding sequence GTGACCGATTCCAATTACACTCCGCCGAAAGTATGGACCTGGGACAAATCCAATGGAGGTCAGTTCGCGAGCATCAATCGCCCGATCGCCGGCCCGACCCATGACAAGGAATTGCCGGTCGGACGTCACCCCCTCCAGCTCTATTCGCTGGCGACGCCGAACGGCCAGAAGGTCACGATCATGCTGGAAGAATTGCTGGCGCTCGGGCATTCCGGCGCCGAATACGACGCCTGGCTGATCAAGATCGGCGACGGAGACCAGTTCGGCTCCGGCTTTGTCGAGGTCAATCCCAATTCCAAGATCCCGGCGCTGATGGACCGGTCCGGCCCTGAGCCGATCAGGGTCTTCGAATCGGGCGCCATCCTCGTCTATCTCGCGGAGAAATTTGGCGCCTTCCTGCCGACTGAGCCTGCCAAGCGCGCCGAATGCCTGTCCTGGCTGTTCTGGCAGATGGGCAGCGCCCCCTATCTCGGTGGCGGCTTCGGGCACTTTTATGCCTACGCCCCGACCAAGATCGAATACGCGATCGACCGCTTCGCGATGGAAACCAAGCGCCAGCTCGATGTCCTCGACCGGCGGCTTGCCGAAAGCGAATACATCGCAGGCAGCGCCTACACGATCGCCGACATGGCGATCTGGCCCTGGTACGGCGGCCTCGCGAAGGGCTGGCAGTATGGCGCCGGCGAATTCCTTTCGGTCCAGGACTACACCCACGTCCAGCGTTGGGCCGACGCCATCCTGGATCGCCCCGCCGTCAAGCGCGGCCGAATGGTCAATCGCCTCAGCGGCGATCCGTCCGGCCAGCTTCACGAGCGCCACGACGCCAGCGATTTCGAGACCAAAACCCAGGACAAACTGGCCGCGAGCTGA
- a CDS encoding IclR family transcriptional regulator, translating into MDAKTSSADLSGEAGSEVEAQGARRTRVSGIDRALQVIDYLYETGAPTGAYAIAKAVKAPLSTVYVIIDDLVEKNMLARNADGSIWLGARLYHYGLAYARSLDFMSVATHEMHDLCRQAGETVQVCGRDGDYMLVLAMADGPSHYQVASRVGTRVPLNWTASGRLLVGHLAEAERIELFKRCARTSPTGRAEIDARTLSDSAGKAFEERLSIQVAESDYAVACIASPVCDRSGECVATISIVLPEQKVVSDGNHYTEHVRASAQRIEKLMGWRNH; encoded by the coding sequence TTGGACGCAAAGACTTCATCCGCAGACCTCTCCGGTGAGGCAGGTTCCGAAGTGGAAGCCCAGGGCGCGCGTCGCACGCGCGTGAGCGGCATCGACCGCGCGCTGCAGGTGATCGATTATCTCTACGAAACGGGTGCGCCGACCGGCGCCTATGCGATCGCCAAGGCGGTCAAGGCGCCACTGTCGACCGTCTACGTGATTATCGACGATCTGGTCGAGAAGAACATGCTCGCCCGCAATGCCGACGGTTCGATCTGGCTCGGCGCCCGCCTCTACCACTACGGCCTCGCTTATGCCCGGTCGCTGGATTTCATGAGCGTCGCGACCCACGAAATGCACGACCTCTGCCGGCAGGCCGGCGAAACCGTGCAGGTCTGCGGCCGCGACGGCGACTACATGCTGGTGCTCGCCATGGCGGACGGCCCGAGCCATTACCAGGTCGCTTCGCGCGTCGGCACCCGTGTGCCGCTCAACTGGACGGCCTCCGGCCGGCTTCTCGTCGGGCACTTGGCCGAGGCCGAGCGGATCGAGCTTTTCAAGCGCTGCGCCCGCACCTCGCCGACCGGCCGCGCCGAGATCGACGCCCGCACGTTGTCCGACTCGGCCGGCAAGGCGTTCGAGGAGCGGCTGTCGATCCAGGTGGCGGAGTCCGATTATGCGGTTGCCTGCATCGCCTCGCCGGTCTGCGACCGGAGCGGTGAGTGCGTCGCCACCATCTCCATCGTGCTGCCTGAACAGAAAGTCGTGTCCGACGGGAACCACTATACGGAGCACGTCCGCGCTTCCGCCCAGCGGATCGAGAAGCTGATGGGTTGGCGCAACCACTGA
- a CDS encoding aminotransferase class V-fold PLP-dependent enzyme encodes MSDDIRTQIGLRPVINVSGTMTSLGASIVVPEAVAAMSAILPQFVEINDLQRKASAIISRLTGGEAGFVTASCSSGISLAVAGAITGNNLLAIEKLPDTVPDKNQVLVQMGHVVSYGAPVDQAIRLAGGKVVLIGQATSTHRYHMEHAITEKTAAAVYVVSHHVVDYGLLNLVEFVEIAHAKGVPVIVDAASEYDLKLFLSQGADIVLYSGHKFLGGPTSGIVAGKKDLVRSAFLQNMGIGRGMKVGKESVFGVMAALEAWEKRDHAGIRERETGYLDLWKRTLDGRPGVTALIEPDPTNNPLDRMRVIISAPEAHITAWDLATALGRGNPPIIVRDHEVEHHYFYLDPCNLHPGQEAIVAARLTEELDKARASNEIIATPIEERSRHRFDGALRWPD; translated from the coding sequence ATGTCCGATGATATTCGCACCCAGATCGGTCTTCGGCCGGTCATCAATGTTTCCGGTACGATGACCAGCCTCGGGGCTTCGATCGTGGTTCCGGAGGCGGTCGCGGCGATGTCGGCGATCCTGCCGCAATTCGTCGAGATCAACGATCTGCAGCGCAAGGCAAGCGCGATCATCTCTCGGTTGACCGGCGGTGAGGCGGGCTTCGTCACGGCTTCCTGCTCCTCCGGCATCAGCCTCGCGGTCGCTGGCGCGATTACCGGCAACAACCTGCTGGCAATCGAGAAACTGCCGGACACGGTGCCGGACAAGAATCAGGTGCTCGTGCAGATGGGCCATGTGGTGAGCTATGGCGCACCGGTGGACCAGGCGATCCGGCTCGCCGGCGGCAAGGTCGTGCTGATTGGCCAGGCGACCTCGACGCACCGTTATCATATGGAACATGCGATCACCGAAAAGACGGCCGCGGCGGTCTATGTCGTCTCGCATCACGTCGTCGACTATGGCCTGCTCAACCTTGTCGAATTCGTCGAGATCGCCCACGCGAAGGGTGTGCCGGTCATCGTCGACGCCGCCTCGGAATACGACCTCAAGCTCTTCCTTTCGCAGGGTGCCGATATCGTCCTTTATTCCGGCCACAAGTTCCTCGGCGGTCCGACTTCGGGCATCGTCGCGGGCAAGAAAGACCTCGTGCGCAGCGCCTTCCTGCAGAACATGGGCATCGGCCGCGGCATGAAGGTCGGCAAAGAGAGCGTGTTCGGCGTCATGGCGGCGCTGGAAGCCTGGGAGAAGCGTGACCACGCGGGCATCCGCGAACGCGAAACCGGCTATCTCGATCTGTGGAAACGGACGCTCGACGGCCGCCCCGGCGTCACCGCACTGATCGAGCCGGATCCGACCAACAATCCGCTAGACCGCATGCGGGTGATCATCTCCGCGCCGGAAGCGCACATTACCGCCTGGGATCTTGCCACCGCACTCGGCCGTGGTAACCCGCCGATCATCGTCCGCGACCACGAGGTAGAGCATCACTACTTCTACCTCGATCCCTGCAACCTGCATCCTGGCCAGGAAGCCATCGTCGCGGCCCGCCTGACCGAAGAGCTCGACAAGGCGCGGGCCTCTAACGAGATCATCGCGACGCCGATCGAAGAGCGCAGCCGCCACCGTTTCGACGGTGCTCTTCGCTGGCCGGACTGA
- a CDS encoding ABC transporter substrate-binding protein: protein MRLKLAFLVATALVATPSFLMAQEKGGVVNVATIGEPPTLDPMTSTADLVGIVTQHIFETLYTFNKKWDVTPLLAESLPEVSADGKTYTIKLRTGIKFHDGSDMTSEDVIASLTRWTKLASRGKQAVGFIDTISAADPTTVTIKLKQPYAPLVSLLAFNNSAAIIIPSEKQADTMTDFIGTGPYMLKERKADQYIQLVRFKDYKPRSGESDGYGGARHQYLDEIRFVPVPDPNTRVEAAISGQYDYIDSLPVESFDKVKASKATQPLLLKPFGYPVFVFNTAEGAAKSLGVRKAIRQALSMEDMLAAAFGSKDFYALDGNIYPASFTWSTDAGVKGNYNVADPEGAAKAAKAAGYDGKPIRILTSRQYEFHYKMAQVAAEYLKLAGFAVDMQVVDWATLTQRRTDKALWDIYITHSPFLPEPALIGSLAPTSPGWWDTPARKTAVDAFSAESDPKKRIELWANVQKAMYDEAPFMKIGDFNAVSAISTKLQGVDPAPWPYFWNASIKK from the coding sequence ATGAGATTAAAGCTTGCATTCCTGGTTGCAACGGCGCTCGTCGCCACGCCGTCATTTCTGATGGCGCAAGAGAAAGGCGGCGTCGTCAACGTCGCGACTATCGGCGAACCGCCGACGCTCGATCCGATGACATCGACGGCCGACCTCGTGGGTATCGTCACCCAGCACATTTTCGAGACGCTCTACACATTCAACAAGAAGTGGGATGTCACGCCGCTTCTGGCGGAAAGCCTTCCGGAGGTCAGCGCCGACGGCAAGACCTATACGATCAAGCTGCGCACCGGTATCAAGTTCCATGACGGCAGCGACATGACTTCGGAAGACGTGATCGCCTCGCTGACCCGCTGGACCAAGCTCGCCTCGCGGGGCAAGCAGGCCGTCGGCTTCATCGACACCATTTCCGCCGCCGACCCGACGACCGTGACGATCAAGCTGAAGCAGCCGTATGCGCCGCTTGTCTCGTTGCTTGCCTTCAACAACTCCGCCGCGATCATCATCCCGTCGGAGAAGCAGGCCGATACGATGACCGATTTCATCGGCACCGGGCCTTATATGCTGAAGGAGCGCAAGGCCGACCAGTATATCCAGCTCGTCCGCTTCAAGGACTATAAGCCGCGTTCGGGCGAGAGCGACGGTTATGGCGGCGCCCGCCACCAGTATCTCGACGAGATCCGTTTCGTGCCGGTTCCGGACCCGAACACGCGCGTAGAGGCCGCTATTTCCGGCCAGTACGACTATATCGACTCGCTGCCGGTCGAATCCTTCGACAAGGTGAAGGCCTCGAAGGCCACTCAGCCGCTGCTCCTGAAGCCGTTCGGCTATCCGGTCTTCGTCTTCAATACCGCCGAAGGCGCTGCCAAAAGCCTTGGCGTCCGCAAGGCGATCCGCCAGGCGCTCAGCATGGAAGACATGCTTGCCGCCGCCTTCGGCAGCAAGGACTTCTACGCCCTCGACGGCAACATCTATCCGGCCTCCTTCACCTGGAGCACGGATGCCGGCGTAAAGGGCAATTATAACGTCGCCGATCCGGAAGGTGCTGCCAAGGCTGCCAAGGCCGCAGGCTATGACGGCAAACCGATCCGTATCCTGACCAGCCGCCAATACGAGTTCCACTACAAGATGGCGCAGGTCGCTGCCGAATATCTGAAGCTTGCCGGCTTTGCCGTCGACATGCAGGTGGTCGACTGGGCGACTCTCACCCAGCGCCGCACCGACAAGGCGCTCTGGGACATCTACATCACCCACAGCCCCTTCCTGCCGGAGCCGGCATTGATCGGTTCGCTGGCCCCCACCTCGCCGGGCTGGTGGGATACGCCTGCCAGAAAGACGGCCGTGGATGCTTTCTCGGCAGAGTCGGATCCGAAGAAGCGCATCGAGCTCTGGGCCAATGTCCAGAAGGCGATGTATGACGAAGCGCCTTTCATGAAGATCGGCGATTTCAACGCGGTCTCTGCGATCTCGACCAAGCTTCAGGGCGTCGATCCAGCTCCGTGGCCCTATTTCTGGAACGCCTCGATCAAGAAGTAA
- a CDS encoding ABC transporter permease produces MIRYILQRLAGMIVVMFLVVTIVFVIVRVTPGDPAAVMLGPDATAQDVAQLRTRLGLDQSIAVQYVFYIGQLLKGDLGQSIFLNMPVTSALLDRAEPTFFLTIFSLAIASLIALPIGIYAAYRRGSFVDQAAMMVAMLAASIPSFWLGLILMQFFAVRLNIFPVSGYGGPGASFGERMYHLTLPAFALGLVSSALILRFTRASMLDVLGDDYIRTARAKGLIERRVVLKHALKNALIPILTVLGLTAAVLISGAVVTETVFGLPGVGNLVVSAVLRRDYPVIQGALLVIAALYVLINFAIDMLYLLVDPRVRY; encoded by the coding sequence ATGATACGCTACATTCTCCAACGCCTTGCCGGCATGATCGTGGTGATGTTCCTCGTCGTCACGATCGTCTTCGTGATCGTTCGTGTGACGCCTGGCGATCCGGCCGCGGTCATGCTCGGCCCGGATGCCACGGCCCAGGACGTCGCCCAGCTGCGCACGCGTCTCGGCCTCGATCAGTCGATCGCGGTTCAATACGTCTTCTATATCGGCCAGCTTCTGAAGGGCGATCTCGGCCAGTCGATCTTCCTCAACATGCCGGTGACGTCAGCGCTACTCGACCGCGCCGAACCGACTTTCTTCCTGACGATTTTCTCGCTGGCGATTGCCAGTCTCATCGCGCTGCCGATCGGCATCTATGCCGCCTATCGGCGTGGATCCTTCGTCGACCAGGCTGCGATGATGGTGGCGATGCTGGCTGCCAGTATTCCGAGCTTCTGGCTCGGGCTCATCCTGATGCAGTTCTTCGCGGTGCGGCTCAACATCTTCCCGGTTTCCGGTTACGGCGGGCCGGGCGCGAGCTTTGGTGAGCGCATGTATCACCTGACATTGCCGGCCTTCGCACTCGGCCTGGTCTCCTCGGCGCTGATCCTGCGTTTTACCCGGGCCTCTATGCTCGATGTGCTCGGTGACGATTATATCCGCACTGCCCGCGCGAAGGGGCTGATCGAGCGACGCGTCGTGCTGAAACATGCGTTGAAGAACGCGCTGATCCCGATCCTCACCGTGCTCGGCCTGACGGCTGCGGTGCTGATTTCCGGCGCCGTGGTCACCGAAACCGTGTTCGGCCTGCCGGGCGTCGGCAATCTGGTGGTCTCGGCGGTTTTGCGGCGTGACTATCCCGTCATCCAGGGCGCGCTGCTCGTCATCGCCGCCCTCTATGTCCTGATCAATTTCGCGATCGACATGCTCTATCTGCTGGTCGATCCAAGGGTGCGCTACTGA
- a CDS encoding RidA family protein yields MTGVDVNTSSAKAAPTAQTPYDRLIELGIKLPPPPPPIANFVTHVREGNMLYLSGQGPREADGHLHAGKVGADVSVDLAYQHARLVGINLLAVMHEALGDLSRVKRVVKLLGMVNAVPDFEDHPSVINGCSDLFIAVFGDAGQHARSAVGFGSLPGNITVEIEAIVSLND; encoded by the coding sequence ATGACAGGAGTTGACGTGAATACGTCTTCAGCAAAGGCCGCTCCCACGGCACAGACACCTTACGATCGGCTGATCGAGCTCGGCATCAAGCTACCGCCGCCACCGCCGCCGATCGCCAATTTCGTCACGCATGTCCGTGAAGGCAATATGCTCTACCTCTCCGGCCAGGGGCCGCGCGAGGCGGATGGCCATCTGCATGCCGGCAAGGTTGGCGCCGATGTCAGCGTCGATCTCGCCTATCAGCATGCGCGGCTGGTGGGCATCAACCTGCTTGCCGTCATGCACGAGGCGCTTGGCGACCTTTCACGGGTGAAGCGGGTCGTGAAACTGCTCGGCATGGTCAATGCCGTACCGGACTTCGAAGATCATCCGAGCGTCATCAACGGCTGCTCGGACCTCTTCATTGCGGTGTTCGGCGATGCGGGCCAGCATGCCCGTTCGGCGGTCGGTTTCGGCTCGCTGCCGGGCAACATCACCGTGGAAATCGAGGCGATCGTCTCGCTGAACGATTAA
- a CDS encoding ABC transporter permease: protein MAEIVTTKPGLSEGAKFFRRFLKRKTVALGLVVIVIFVLLAVLAPWIAPYSPSKLSIVNRLKPPSEIYWFGTDEFGRDIFSRTIFAGRLSLLVGAAVVTLSAIIGVTLGLLAGFFQRLDTPIARLIDAMMAFPDILLAIALVAALGPSLVTVIIALSIVYSPRLARIVRASTLVIRELPYVEAAKALGISTFHIMTRHVLRNLISPILVQGTFLFASAMLAEAGLSFLGLGVSPEIPTWGTMIASGRQYIGQADWMTYFPGFAIILSVLSLQMVGDGLRDMLDPRLRKDL, encoded by the coding sequence ATGGCGGAAATTGTCACCACCAAGCCGGGGCTAAGCGAGGGAGCCAAGTTCTTCCGCCGGTTCCTGAAACGCAAGACGGTCGCGCTCGGGCTGGTCGTCATCGTGATCTTCGTCCTGCTGGCGGTTCTGGCGCCATGGATAGCGCCCTATTCGCCGTCGAAACTGTCGATCGTCAACCGGCTGAAGCCGCCGAGCGAGATCTACTGGTTCGGCACCGACGAGTTCGGCCGCGATATCTTTTCGCGCACGATTTTTGCGGGGCGTCTGTCGCTATTGGTCGGCGCTGCCGTCGTCACTCTTTCGGCGATCATCGGCGTAACGCTCGGTCTGCTTGCCGGTTTTTTCCAGAGGCTCGATACGCCGATCGCCCGGCTGATCGATGCGATGATGGCCTTTCCGGATATTCTGCTTGCCATCGCGCTTGTCGCGGCGCTCGGGCCATCGCTGGTGACTGTGATCATCGCCTTGTCGATAGTCTATTCGCCGCGGCTTGCCCGTATCGTCCGGGCTTCGACGCTGGTCATCCGCGAGCTGCCTTACGTGGAGGCGGCAAAGGCGCTGGGTATCTCGACCTTCCACATCATGACGCGGCACGTGCTGCGCAACCTGATATCGCCGATCCTGGTGCAGGGCACATTCCTGTTTGCCAGCGCCATGCTTGCCGAAGCCGGGCTTTCCTTCCTCGGCCTCGGCGTCAGCCCGGAAATTCCGACCTGGGGAACGATGATCGCCAGCGGGCGCCAATATATCGGCCAAGCCGACTGGATGACCTATTTTCCGGGCTTCGCCATCATTCTTTCCGTTCTGTCGCTGCAGATGGTCGGCGATGGATTGCGGGACATGCTCGATCCAAGACTTCGAAAGGACCTTTAA
- a CDS encoding fumarylacetoacetate hydrolase family protein, with translation MTDNLIDTSTNGLFLGRVWNPAASGPSLVTLRNGDLIDITSKETPTVSALLERGDTADFVRNAAGPVLGTLEDIARNSTGRPDLSRPHLLAPADLQAIKACGVTFAQSMIERVIEEKAAGNPDKAAAIRETVSTIIGGSLKDLKAGSPQSAKVKEALIREGMWSQYLEVGIGPDAEVFTKAPVLSSMGWGADVGLHPVSTWNNPEPEIVLAVNSRGEIKGATLGNDVNLRDVEGRSALLLGKAKDNNASCSIGPFIRLLDESYGLDDVRNAELDLRVTGPDGYILNGKSSMSKISRDPLELVKHTCGDHHQYPDGFMLFLGTLFAPTEDRDVPNQGFTHKIGDIVDISSPGLGTLRNTVRLSTECPPWSFGISALMKNLAARGLL, from the coding sequence ATGACCGACAATCTTATCGACACTTCCACGAACGGCCTTTTCCTCGGCCGGGTCTGGAATCCCGCTGCTTCAGGCCCTAGCCTCGTCACGTTGCGCAACGGCGATCTGATCGACATTACCAGCAAGGAGACGCCGACCGTCAGCGCGCTCCTGGAGCGCGGCGATACCGCGGATTTCGTCCGCAACGCGGCCGGCCCTGTACTCGGCACCTTGGAAGACATTGCCAGAAACAGCACGGGCCGGCCCGACCTGTCGCGTCCCCATCTTCTGGCACCGGCCGACCTGCAGGCAATCAAGGCCTGCGGCGTCACCTTCGCGCAGTCGATGATCGAGCGGGTCATCGAGGAAAAAGCGGCCGGCAATCCCGACAAGGCGGCAGCGATCCGCGAGACGGTCAGCACGATCATCGGCGGCAGCCTCAAGGACCTGAAGGCCGGCTCCCCGCAATCCGCGAAAGTCAAGGAAGCCTTGATCCGGGAAGGCATGTGGTCGCAATATCTCGAAGTCGGGATCGGGCCGGATGCAGAAGTCTTTACGAAGGCGCCGGTGCTTTCCTCGATGGGGTGGGGAGCGGATGTCGGCCTGCACCCGGTATCAACCTGGAACAATCCGGAGCCGGAAATCGTGCTCGCGGTCAACAGCCGCGGCGAGATCAAGGGCGCGACGCTCGGCAACGACGTCAACCTGCGCGATGTCGAAGGACGCTCGGCGCTTCTGCTCGGCAAGGCGAAGGACAACAACGCCTCCTGCTCGATCGGACCTTTCATCCGCCTCCTCGATGAAAGTTATGGACTGGACGACGTCCGCAATGCCGAACTCGACCTGCGGGTTACCGGCCCGGATGGTTATATCCTCAACGGCAAGAGCTCCATGTCGAAGATCAGCCGCGACCCGCTCGAACTCGTCAAACACACCTGCGGTGATCACCATCAATATCCCGACGGCTTCATGCTGTTCCTCGGCACCTTGTTTGCGCCGACCGAGGATCGCGATGTTCCGAACCAGGGCTTTACCCATAAGATCGGCGACATCGTCGATATCTCGTCTCCGGGCCTCGGCACGCTGCGCAACACGGTGCGCCTCTCCACCGAATGCCCACCGTGGAGCTTCGGCATCTCGGCGCTGATGAAGAATCTCGCCGCGCGAGGATTGCTCTGA
- a CDS encoding amidohydrolase/deacetylase family metallohydrolase has protein sequence MTGETAGQPLLLTNVKPMAFGDNAASGTIDILVGADGRISAIGPSLAAPADAIRVNGKGAFISPGWIDLHVHIWHGGTDISLRPSECGAERGVTTLVDAGSAGEANFHGFREYIIEPSKERIKAFLNLGSIGLVACNRVAELRDIRDIDLDRILECYAENKEHIVGIKVRASHVITGSWGVTPVKLGKKIAKILKVPMMVHVGEPPALYDEVLEILGPGDVVTHCFNGKAGSSIMEDEDLYNLAERCAGEGIRLDIGHGGASFSFKVAEAAIARGLLPYSISTDLHSHSMNFPVWDLATTMSKLLSVGMPFDKVVEAVTQAPASVIKLSMENRLSVGERADFTIFDLVDADLEATDSNGDVSRLQKLFEPRYAVIGSEAITASRYIPRARKLVRHSHGYSWR, from the coding sequence ATGACCGGTGAAACAGCGGGCCAGCCGCTCCTCCTCACCAACGTGAAGCCGATGGCTTTCGGCGACAATGCGGCCTCCGGCACGATCGACATCCTGGTCGGCGCCGACGGGCGGATTTCCGCCATCGGCCCGTCGCTTGCAGCACCCGCGGACGCAATCCGGGTCAACGGCAAGGGCGCCTTCATCTCGCCCGGTTGGATCGACCTGCATGTGCATATCTGGCATGGCGGCACCGATATCTCGCTCCGTCCGTCGGAATGCGGCGCCGAGCGCGGCGTGACGACGCTGGTCGATGCGGGTTCTGCCGGCGAAGCCAATTTCCATGGTTTTCGCGAATATATCATCGAGCCGTCCAAGGAGCGCATCAAGGCGTTCCTGAACCTCGGCTCGATCGGCCTGGTTGCCTGCAACCGCGTTGCCGAATTGCGTGATATCCGCGATATCGACCTCGACCGCATCCTCGAATGTTATGCGGAAAACAAGGAGCATATCGTCGGCATCAAGGTGCGGGCGAGCCATGTGATCACCGGTTCTTGGGGTGTCACACCGGTCAAGCTCGGCAAGAAGATCGCCAAGATCCTCAAGGTTCCGATGATGGTGCATGTCGGCGAACCGCCGGCGCTCTACGACGAAGTGCTGGAAATCCTCGGCCCCGGCGACGTCGTCACCCATTGCTTCAACGGCAAGGCCGGTTCGAGCATCATGGAAGACGAGGATCTCTACAATCTTGCCGAACGCTGCGCCGGCGAAGGCATTCGCCTCGACATCGGCCATGGCGGCGCGTCCTTCTCCTTCAAGGTGGCGGAAGCGGCGATTGCCCGGGGGCTGCTGCCCTATTCGATCTCGACCGACCTGCACAGCCATTCGATGAACTTCCCGGTCTGGGACTTGGCGACTACCATGTCCAAGCTGCTGTCGGTCGGCATGCCGTTCGACAAGGTTGTCGAAGCGGTCACCCAGGCGCCGGCCTCGGTCATCAAGCTCTCAATGGAAAACCGGCTGTCGGTTGGCGAGCGCGCCGATTTCACGATCTTCGATCTCGTCGATGCCGATCTCGAAGCGACCGATTCCAACGGCGACGTCTCGCGTCTCCAGAAACTGTTCGAGCCGCGTTACGCGGTCATCGGTTCGGAAGCCATCACCGCCAGCCGCTACATTCCACGGGCCCGCAAGCTCGTCCGCCACAGCCACGGTTATTCGTGGCGCTGA